The Lachnospiraceae bacterium genome window below encodes:
- the radA gene encoding DNA repair protein RadA, producing the protein MAKTKEIYVCKECGYESSKWMGQCPACHAWNTLEEKAPVLSTEQTQYAHVKVSEGLRQLKKVSVQSSDRIVTQMKELNRVLGGGLVRDSISIIAARPGAGKSTLLLQTAQDVASAGYRVLYVSGEESESQLRRRAARILKDIHENIWVHSTSHMNEVLSAIEATDPALIILDSIQTFFLDEYSSRPGSPTQILECTNVIMKLAKNPAHPRAVLMAGQLTKEDELAGVRALEHMVDTVLYMEADPAEELRTLSATKNRFGSTGEMGFFTMEENGLQAIDNPSQYFMTKRDPEADITGSALSVIKEGTRPMIAEVETLISQSFTPYPSRIAECMKRDQLATLISILEQRGGIALYDKNVVVKSTGGLKLNQQSVNLAVIMSLVSSALKKSIPADTVFIGDVGLTGELKKVPSLEMMIREIVRMGFSRIFVPPDSLKAEGKKKLSQVEVIETRNLTQVIRQVFGDYRKKF; encoded by the coding sequence ATGGCTAAAACAAAAGAGATCTATGTTTGCAAAGAATGTGGATATGAAAGCAGTAAATGGATGGGGCAGTGTCCTGCCTGTCATGCCTGGAATACTTTAGAAGAAAAGGCACCAGTTTTATCGACAGAACAGACCCAATATGCACATGTAAAAGTAAGTGAAGGGCTGAGGCAGCTGAAAAAGGTTTCAGTACAAAGCAGCGACAGAATTGTGACGCAGATGAAGGAATTAAACCGCGTGCTGGGTGGCGGTCTGGTAAGAGATTCTATTAGCATTATCGCAGCACGCCCGGGGGCAGGAAAATCTACTTTATTGCTGCAGACAGCACAGGATGTGGCATCGGCAGGATATCGTGTGCTTTATGTATCCGGAGAGGAAAGCGAAAGTCAGCTGCGCCGCAGAGCTGCCCGCATTTTGAAAGATATCCATGAAAATATTTGGGTCCATTCTACTTCACATATGAATGAGGTGCTTTCTGCCATTGAGGCGACGGACCCTGCGCTGATTATTTTAGACAGCATTCAGACTTTTTTTCTGGATGAGTACTCTTCCAGGCCTGGTTCGCCTACGCAAATACTGGAATGTACGAATGTCATTATGAAACTGGCTAAAAATCCGGCGCATCCAAGAGCTGTTTTAATGGCAGGGCAGCTGACAAAAGAGGATGAGTTGGCTGGCGTGCGTGCATTGGAGCATATGGTCGATACAGTTTTATATATGGAAGCGGATCCAGCAGAGGAACTGAGAACGCTCTCTGCGACTAAAAATCGTTTTGGAAGCACTGGAGAGATGGGATTTTTTACGATGGAAGAAAATGGACTGCAGGCAATTGATAACCCGTCTCAGTATTTTATGACGAAACGCGATCCTGAGGCTGATATTACAGGAAGCGCCTTATCCGTCATTAAAGAAGGCACCAGACCCATGATTGCGGAAGTAGAAACGCTGATTTCACAGAGCTTTACCCCCTATCCCTCTCGGATTGCAGAATGCATGAAACGCGATCAATTAGCTACATTGATTTCTATTTTGGAGCAGCGAGGCGGGATTGCACTATATGATAAAAATGTGGTTGTCAAGTCGACGGGAGGGCTGAAGCTGAATCAGCAGTCCGTCAATTTAGCTGTCATTATGTCACTGGTATCTTCAGCCTTAAAAAAAAGCATCCCTGCTGATACAGTATTTATTGGGGATGTAGGATTGACGGGAGAGCTAAAAAAAGTTCCTTCTTTAGAGATGATGATTCGGGAAATTGTCCGGATGGGGTTTAGCAGAATCTTTGTGCCGCCGGATAGTTTAAAAGCGGAGGGAAAGAAAAAGCTATCCCAAGTAGAAGTGATAGAGACCAGAAACCTGACGCAGGTGATCCGTCAGGTCTTTGGTGACTATCGGAAAAAGTTTTAA
- a CDS encoding ATP-dependent Clp protease ATP-binding subunit, with translation MNYTKKAQEALKSAEMIALALEHGYIGTEHLLMALTMQKDSYAAEILQQLEVTEEKLEQLLSKMDISAESELMHPIEWAPKAQVLLEHAAELAQKNELQEIGTQHLLLALLLEPESIAARFLGIMGVAVPEIAQRILQELGLAKPKQQRHAREMTDMHEEEMPPQETAGSVVERFSRDFTAMARANLFDPIIGREKEIERIMQILCRRTKNNPCLLGEPGVGKTAIVEGLAQRIAEGKVPEMLQGKRILGLDMAAMIAGSKYRGEFEERLKRCMEEVQREGNIILFMDELHTLVGAGAAEGSMDASNILKPALSRGEMQLIGATTVGEYRKYVEKDGALARRFQSVQVEEPSEEETEVILEGLKRQYERHHQVNIQPEALKACVHLAHRYITDRFLPDKALDLLDEAGSRVHMRMFSKPDSQLLQEQERKLQQLAKEKETAILKGQMEKALDIKKQEMEVQEKLFKLQRSQKSASLTCGEVSVDDVEAVVANWTGIPVQRLAEAEGENLRNLEKRLHERVIGQHEAVTAVAQTVRRGRIGLKDPKRPIGSLLFLGPTGVGKTELCKALAEVLFGQEDALIRIDMSEYMEKHSVSKMIGSPPGYVGFEEGGQLSEKVRRKPYSVILFDEIEKAHPDVFNILLQVLDDGHITDSQGRRIDFKNTVIIMTSNAGARSISAPKQLGFATGETHQQEYEAMKKGVLEEVKRIFRPEFLNRIDETIVFHPMNKEELRQIVEILFAEVRRRVQESQQIELTLLPEAADWLAEKGYTPVYGARPLRRVIQTQIENVLAEKILAGEIKAGDHIRLEKGKENLSWILE, from the coding sequence ATGAATTATACCAAGAAGGCACAGGAAGCGTTAAAAAGTGCAGAAATGATCGCATTAGCGCTAGAACATGGATATATTGGTACAGAGCATTTGCTCATGGCGCTGACTATGCAAAAGGATTCTTATGCAGCAGAAATTTTGCAGCAGCTGGAGGTAACGGAGGAAAAGCTTGAGCAGCTGCTAAGCAAAATGGACATCAGTGCAGAATCAGAGCTGATGCATCCGATCGAATGGGCTCCCAAAGCGCAGGTACTTTTAGAGCATGCGGCAGAGCTTGCTCAAAAAAATGAGCTTCAGGAGATTGGTACGCAGCATCTGCTGCTGGCTCTTTTGTTAGAGCCAGAATCTATCGCTGCTCGATTTTTAGGCATCATGGGAGTGGCTGTTCCCGAGATAGCACAGCGGATTCTTCAGGAGCTTGGACTTGCAAAGCCTAAGCAGCAGCGCCATGCAAGAGAGATGACAGATATGCATGAAGAAGAAATGCCGCCACAGGAAACGGCAGGGTCAGTGGTGGAGCGCTTTAGCAGAGATTTTACTGCAATGGCAAGGGCTAATCTGTTTGATCCGATTATCGGAAGAGAAAAAGAAATCGAGAGAATTATGCAGATTTTATGCAGGCGAACTAAAAATAATCCCTGCCTGCTTGGAGAACCCGGCGTTGGTAAAACAGCTATCGTGGAAGGATTAGCACAGCGAATTGCAGAAGGAAAAGTTCCGGAAATGCTGCAAGGAAAAAGAATTTTAGGGCTTGACATGGCTGCGATGATCGCTGGTTCTAAATATCGCGGTGAATTTGAGGAACGTCTTAAGCGCTGTATGGAGGAAGTACAGAGAGAGGGCAATATCATTCTATTTATGGATGAGCTTCATACGCTGGTAGGGGCAGGAGCTGCCGAAGGCAGTATGGATGCTTCGAATATTTTGAAGCCGGCGCTTTCGCGGGGAGAGATGCAGCTGATCGGCGCTACAACAGTGGGAGAATATAGAAAGTACGTTGAAAAGGACGGAGCATTGGCAAGAAGATTTCAATCAGTTCAGGTAGAGGAACCCTCTGAAGAAGAGACAGAGGTGATTTTAGAGGGGCTAAAACGACAATATGAGCGTCATCATCAGGTCAACATCCAGCCAGAGGCTCTCAAAGCATGCGTACACTTGGCGCATCGCTATATTACAGATCGTTTTTTGCCGGACAAAGCCTTGGATCTTCTGGATGAAGCAGGATCTCGCGTGCATATGAGAATGTTTTCCAAACCAGATTCACAGCTATTGCAGGAACAGGAAAGAAAGCTGCAGCAGCTGGCCAAAGAAAAGGAGACTGCTATTCTAAAGGGGCAGATGGAAAAAGCGCTGGACATTAAAAAACAGGAGATGGAAGTACAGGAAAAGCTGTTTAAGCTGCAAAGAAGTCAAAAAAGCGCCTCTTTAACATGTGGCGAGGTAAGCGTAGATGATGTGGAAGCTGTGGTAGCGAATTGGACAGGAATTCCTGTCCAAAGGCTGGCAGAGGCAGAAGGAGAAAATCTGCGTAATCTAGAAAAACGCCTGCATGAAAGAGTGATTGGACAGCATGAGGCTGTGACAGCAGTAGCACAGACAGTACGAAGAGGAAGGATCGGATTAAAGGATCCTAAGCGTCCTATTGGGTCTTTGCTGTTTCTTGGTCCCACTGGCGTGGGAAAAACAGAGCTGTGTAAAGCCCTGGCCGAAGTGCTATTTGGACAGGAGGATGCGCTGATTCGCATCGATATGTCAGAATATATGGAAAAGCACAGCGTCTCCAAGATGATTGGGTCTCCTCCTGGCTATGTAGGGTTTGAAGAGGGCGGACAGCTAAGCGAAAAGGTTCGACGCAAGCCATATTCGGTAATTTTGTTTGATGAAATTGAAAAAGCGCATCCAGATGTGTTTAACATTTTGCTGCAGGTTTTAGATGATGGCCATATTACGGATTCACAAGGACGTAGGATCGATTTCAAAAACACGGTGATCATCATGACATCCAATGCAGGAGCTAGGAGTATCAGCGCGCCAAAGCAGCTGGGATTTGCGACTGGTGAAACTCATCAGCAAGAATATGAAGCTATGAAAAAAGGAGTACTGGAAGAAGTAAAGAGGATTTTTAGACCTGAATTTTTAAACCGAATTGACGAGACGATCGTATTTCATCCGATGAATAAAGAGGAGCTTCGGCAAATTGTGGAGATTCTCTTTGCTGAAGTAAGGCGGCGTGTGCAGGAAAGTCAGCAAATTGAATTGACTCTCCTTCCGGAAGCGGCAGATTGGTTAGCGGAAAAAGGTTATACTCCGGTATATGGAGCGAGACCGCTGCGCCGCGTAATTCAAACACAGATAGAAAATGTTCTGGCAGAAAAGATTTTGGCTGGAGAAATAAAAGCAGGCGATCATATTAGATTGGAGAAAGGAAAAGAGAATTTAAGCTGGATACTGGAATGA